CTTCGCTGTACTTTTTCTCGGTAAGAAACAGTTGCGCCAGATTATCAAGACTCAGGGCAACATCAGGTGAATCGGAGACAAAGGCGTGTTCAAAAATCGCAAGCGTACGCTTGTAAAGCGGTTCAACCTCTTTGTACCGACCCTGGGCATAATAGAGCGCAGCAATGTTGTTGATGCTGAAGGCAAGATCGGGAGAATCAGAACCAAGGGCTTTTTCAAAGATGAGCTGTGCTCGTATAAAGAGCGGTTCGGCCAGTGTATATTGAGCCTGGGCATAATAAAGGGAGGCCAGGTTATTCAGCTTCACTGCTACATCAGGATGGTCGGGGCCGAGGATTTTTTCCTGCATGGCCAGCGCCCGTTTCATCAGTGGCAGTGCTGTGGCGTATTTTTCCTGAACCCTGTACAGTGTGGCCAGGTTGTTCAGGCTCCTGGCAACATCGGGGTGCTCAAGGCCAAAGCTCTTCTCCCTGATTTCAAGTGCACGCAGGTAGAGGGGCTCTGCTTCCTGGTATCTCCCCTGGGTTTTGTAGAGCTCAGCCAGGTTGTTCAGAATCTGGGCTACACGGGGGTGCTCCTTGCCGAATGTTTTCTCATGGATAGTGAGCGCCCGCAGGTAGAGCGGTTCGGCCTCCTGATATCTGGCCTGGAGTGCGTAAAATCCAGCCAGATTGTTCAGGCATGTAGCGATATCGGGCTGATCGGATCCAAAAACCTTCTCCCGGATGGCGAGCGCCCGTTTGGAGAGCGCTTCAATTTCTGCATATCTCCCCTCTGCCGAGTACAGCCCGGCAAGACTGTTCAGGCTGATGGATACCTTGGAATGAAAAGGGCCAAAAACCTTCTCCCGGATCGCCAACGAACGTTTGAAGAGTGGCTCAGCCTCTTTGTACCGCCCCTGCATTTTATACAGCTCTCCAAGGTTATTAAGACTTGTTGCAATATCGGGGTCATCCGGATAAAGAGCCTTCTCCCGAATGGCGAGTGCCTGCAGGTAGAGCGATTCGGCTTCTGCATAGCGCCCCTCGACAAAGTAGAGTCCTGCCAGATTGTTGATACTTGTTGCCAGATGAGGATCAAACGGGTCAAGGTTTTTTTCTCGGATGGCCAGTGCCCGGAGATACAGCGGCTCGGCTTCACTGAATTTCCCCTGAATTTGATAGAGTTCACCCAGGTTGTTCAGAGGCCTGACGACATCAGGGTGATTCTGGCCGAGCAGACGTTCATCAATCTGGAGTGCACGTTTAAAGAGCTGCTCCGATTCTGCATACCGACCCTGGGCAAAGTATAATCTTCCGAGGTTGTTCAGACTCATGGCTACATCAGGATGATCTTTGCCAAGGAGTCTCTCACGGATGGCAAGTGAGCGGAGAGAGAGCGATGTTGCCACGCTATATTTGTCGAGAGTACCATAATACTCAGCCAGGTTGTTCAGGCTTACGGCAACATCAAGGTGATTGTCTCCAAAGATTTTTCCCCTGATGGCCAGCGCCCGCTTGAAGAGCGGTTCGGCCTCGGTGTATCGTCCCTGAACCTTATACAACTCAGCGATATTGTTCAGGCTGGTTGCCAGATCAGGATGGTTGCTGTCGAGGATTTTTTCACGGATGGCGAGCGCACGCCTGAAAAGTGGTTCAGCTTCGGCATAGAGCCCTTGAGCATAGTACAAGCCGGCAATATTGTTCAGGTTCAGTGCCAGATCGGCAGAATTCACTTCGCTGTTTTTCTCTGCATTCTCCAGATCTTTCTCTGCGATGATTTTGATACGCTTGACCCGGTAAAGTTCATCAACATCCCTGTTGACTGCTGCCCGAAGAGTCTCTCTGCCCTGAATCCCCGCACAGGCGAGAGCAACAAAGAGAAAAAGTATTCTATAAACGGATCTCATCGGACACCTGCTGGCTGCGGACGTAAAAAAAAATATTCACCGAGCTACTCTTCTTGTCTTATATAACCCTGTAATACAAAGTACAGATGTAATACATAAAATGCAAACAGGCAGAGATAATAGCTCTTCAGAGAAAACATTTCGGTTCACTTGCGTATCTTTTATCCGCAGGGGAAAAACAAAAATCTTTATGGTGCATGACCTTTTATCGCTCATCAACAATGCCTTCTGTTCTTGAAAATGTCTCTCTTGGGAAGAGGGGTTATTACGGAATTGGGGGTAAGGCCCGTTTTTTTGCCCAGCCTGGCAGTCCGGCGGAACTTGCAGATCTGCTGCACTGGTGCCTTGATCAACAACTTTCTCTTGCCCTTATGGGGAGTGGGAGCAACATCCTTTTTTCTGATAATGAGTTCCCCGGTATGGTGATCTCTCTGGGCGGGATGCAGCGACTTTTCTGGCTTTCGGATGATGAGTTGTTCTGCGAGGCCGGTGTGGAGAACAGCCGGATTGCTGAAGAGCTGTTACTGTCTGGCAGGGATGGGGGAGAGTGGCTGTATCGGCTTCCCGGCCAGATTGGGGCTACAGTGAGGATGAATGCCCGCTGTTTCGGGGGAGAGGTCTCTGCAATTACGGCCGCTATCCAGACGATCTCTCTTGAGGGTTGTCTGCGCTGGCAGTTGCCTGATGAGGTCTTTTATGGATACAAGCAGACCTCTTTGATGGAGAAGCCGGAAATTGTGGTTGCCGTCCTCTTGCGTTTTCCTCAAATCAGACCAGTGGAGGAGATCAGCCGCTTGATGCAGGGATATGAGGAGGAGCGTTCTGCAAAGCACCATTTCGATTTTCCAAGTTGCGGTTCGACCTTTAAAAACAATTATGCTCTTGGTCGTTCAAGCGGTACTATCTTCGATGAGCTTGGTTTCAAGGGTCAGTCGGAGGGTGGCGCGATGGTGAGCAAGCACCATGCCAATTTTATCTATAACAGGGGAGGGGCAACTGCCGGTGACGTCCTGAGGCTTGCCGGACGCATGAAAGATGCGGCCTTGGAGCAGGTTGGGGCCAAACTCGATCTTGAGGTTGAGTGCATCGGGTTGTTTGATGCGGATCTGCTTGGATCGTGTGGTGTCCGGTTTGTGCCTGATCGTCGTGATTCTTCAAAGGGGTGGGCTGGTCTTTTATGGAATCCGCAGGAAGAGGAGTTGGTTTCCCTTCCGGATCCACTTTTTCCCCGCACGCTTATGCATGGGCCTCTTGTTGGTTATTCCGGTCTCGACAGGGAGTTTCCGGCCTCAGTGTTTGTCTCTGTTGAGCAACTGCTTTCGCTTCAGGATGCCGCCGCCGATCCTGCAGCGCCTTTTCTTCGCTGGACAACTCTTGGCAAGTATGAAGCTCTTTTTGTAGTAAAACCGCCATCTGTCATTCCGGCTGGAAGTTTTACCGACGGACTGTGGCACTACAGTGTTTCCGAACTTTTTATCGCTTCCGGGGATCCTGCTGGAGGCTATCTTGAGTTTGAAATGACTCCTGACGCCCACTGGGTTGCGCTTCGTTTCGAGGCGCCAAGAAAAAGGGAGAGAGGCTGTGAAGTGCTTTCACCGGAGCCATGGGAAAAACAGGTGCGCATGGTGCAGGGTGAGGGGCAGTTTGGGATGGAGTTGTCGTGGGAATTGATTGAGCCTTTTGTTACAGGGGAGCTTCTTCTGCTGCAATGTTGTGCATCTTCAGGAAAAGGGGAGTATGCCCTATTTCCCTGGTGGCAGCATCCCTCATTACCGGCTGATTTTCACCAGCCGGCTCATTTTTTCAGGATTCGTCTTGTTTGAATTCCCTGAACAGAGGAGTTACAAATCGGCTGCTGGCATTCGGGAAACTTCCGCTGCCGTAAAGACCGGTCCCTCCTTGCAGACATAGACCGAGCCTACATTGCATCGTCCGCATTTGCCAACTCCGCATTTCATGCGATTTTCAAGTGTTGTATAGACGTTTGCTTCATCAAAGCCAAGCTTTTTGAGCGAGATCAGGGTGAACTTGATCATGATTGGGGGCCCGCAAATGACGGCTATACAGTTTTCGGGAGAGGGGGCAGCCTCCTCAAGCACGGTAGGCACGAAGCCGACCCGGTGCTTCCAGTCGGGTGATTCTCCACCTGGATCGACGGTAAGGACAAGATCGACATCAGCGCGATTTTCCCACTCTTCCAGTTCATGTTTGTAGACCAGATCGGCGACGGTACGGGCTCCATAGACAATGGTGACATGCCCGAATTTTTCACGTTGGTCGAGGCATGACCAGATGACACTTCGCGTCGGTGGCAGGGCTATACCTCCCGAAATGAAGAGGAGGTTTTTGCCATAGAACTCCTCAATGGGAAAGCGGTTTCCGTAGGGTCCCCGGAAGGTTATGAGGTCACCGATATCAGCATTTGCCAAAACAGATGTTACCCTGCCGGACTGGCGGAAGGTACATTCAATATAGTCGTTGCGGGTTTCAGGGCTTGCGACGCAGAAGGTGCTTTCTCCCTCGCCGTAAATACCGTAGAGTCCGAACATGCCGGTACGGAACGTTTTTTTGAACTGCTCAAGGTCGTCCGGGTTCTGAAATTCAAGCCTCAGGGTTTTCACTCCGGGAGCTTCGTCGTGGCGGGCGACGATTTTCATGATAGCCGGTTTGTAGATGTTCGCTGGTGTGCTTTGGATGGTTTCTGTCACGGCTGTAATTTTGAAATCTCTTGTAAAGTCTCTGTAATTCCCATGTCAACCGGGCACTGGCGTGAACAGCGGCCACATCCGCTGCAACTGTTGACGTTGAATTTGCCGGGAAAATAGTTGAATTTGTGCATGATGCGCTGGCGCCAGCGTGCCGACTGCGTTGAGCGAGGGTTATGGCCAGAGGTGTGCATGGTAAAGAGGGAGAAGGAGCAACTATCCCAGTTTTTTCTTCTGATACCGCTGTAGGTATCCCCCTCGTCCTGAATGTCGAAGCAGTGGCAGGTGGGACAGAGATAGGTACAGGAGGCGCAGCCAATACAGCGCATCGAGATCTCTTTCCAGAATTTGCTGTCGAAGTTTTCAGGGTTTTGCAGCCAGGTAACGCAGGCGTCGAGATTAAATTTTTCGGGCACGACGACGGTCGGAAGCGCTGGTTCTGAGCCCTCCTGGAGATAGTCGGATATTATTGCGAATGCTTCACGACCTCGATCGGTCAGCTCCTCAACCAGCCATCCCCTGTTCCTTTCAAGAGGACGCAGAAGGATGTCGGAGCCTTTTGTGCTGTCTGGCGCCAGTTTGAGCGAGGTGCACATGCAGAAGTCGTCAGCGGTTGTGCATGCAATGGTGACGATAACCGATTCATTGCGTCGCTGAAACCAGTATTCATCCTTGTAGTCCCATCCAAACAGGGGATCGTCAATAGCCAGACCGGAAGCGTCGCAGGCCCTTGCACCGAAGATGATTCTTTTTCCCTGCGGGGGAGTGAAGTCAACCGTGTCGATCTCATTTTTTTTGATGGTGTAACGCACCATTGGTTCCGTCTGCGGAAAAAAAAGTTCCTTGAGTGAGCGGTCGGGCAGCACCATGCCGAAATCGAGCTCTGCGCCGTTTTCAACTGCGGCATATGTTGAAAGAGACTCTCCCCGCACAGGGCCAATGACCTCAAGACCCGCCGAGCGCCATTTTGTGACACAATGGTCAAGTTTATCGCTGAAAAGGATTCTTGTCATACGTGTTGGTTACTTAGAGAATGAATGTCTCGGTGTCGTCCTTTTTGAAACTTGCAAGTACCGGCTCCTGGGTCTGGCTTAACCCTGCAAAATGATCGAATTCCTCCATCACCTCTTTGGCCATTCTTTGGTTGATGAGGCGGAGCGGGATGTTGACGGGGCAGGCGCGGTCGCAGTTGCCGCATTGAACGCATCGTCCGGCAAGGTGAAATGCCCGGACAATATTCCATTCGAAATTGCCGAGGGTATGCGATGAGGTATTGATCCACTGAGGCTGATTGTTGTCAACAATGCATCGGCGGCAGTAGCACATGGGACAAGCCTGGCGGCAGGCATAGCATTTGATGCAGCGTGAAAACTCCTCCTGCCAGAAGTCGAATCGTTCCCGTGTATCCATTTTCCCGATACGCTCAAGAAGAGGCTCTTCAGGTATTTGCCTGGGGTGTTCCTTGCTGTCGCCTATCAGATCGGAGAAGTCGCTGGCATGGCGGCCCTGTAACGGGCTGACCGCTCTGTCGATGGAGTCGAATCCGAGGATAACGACCTGGTCGGCATTGAGTTGTGATTCTGCGGCGAGGATATTGATGGAGCGAATTCCTTCGGGTCGCAGAAAAATGC
The DNA window shown above is from Pelodictyon phaeoclathratiforme BU-1 and carries:
- a CDS encoding tetratricopeptide repeat protein, coding for MRSVYRILFLFVALACAGIQGRETLRAAVNRDVDELYRVKRIKIIAEKDLENAEKNSEVNSADLALNLNNIAGLYYAQGLYAEAEPLFRRALAIREKILDSNHPDLATSLNNIAELYKVQGRYTEAEPLFKRALAIRGKIFGDNHLDVAVSLNNLAEYYGTLDKYSVATSLSLRSLAIRERLLGKDHPDVAMSLNNLGRLYFAQGRYAESEQLFKRALQIDERLLGQNHPDVVRPLNNLGELYQIQGKFSEAEPLYLRALAIREKNLDPFDPHLATSINNLAGLYFVEGRYAEAESLYLQALAIREKALYPDDPDIATSLNNLGELYKMQGRYKEAEPLFKRSLAIREKVFGPFHSKVSISLNSLAGLYSAEGRYAEIEALSKRALAIREKVFGSDQPDIATCLNNLAGFYALQARYQEAEPLYLRALTIHEKTFGKEHPRVAQILNNLAELYKTQGRYQEAEPLYLRALEIREKSFGLEHPDVARSLNNLATLYRVQEKYATALPLMKRALAMQEKILGPDHPDVAVKLNNLASLYYAQAQYTLAEPLFIRAQLIFEKALGSDSPDLAFSINNIAALYYAQGRYKEVEPLYKRTLAIFEHAFVSDSPDVALSLDNLAQLFLTEKKYSEAEPLFRRALAIREKLFGSLHPDVALSLNNLALLYNDQGKYHEATPLLNRSLAIWEKTFGPYHTNVAVSLNNLAVIYVAQGQYKEAEPLSLRSLAIIEKNLGLIHPNVATLLENLAVIYSHTGRKSDADATEKRAIDIRSIKR
- the murB gene encoding UDP-N-acetylmuramate dehydrogenase; translated protein: MTFYRSSTMPSVLENVSLGKRGYYGIGGKARFFAQPGSPAELADLLHWCLDQQLSLALMGSGSNILFSDNEFPGMVISLGGMQRLFWLSDDELFCEAGVENSRIAEELLLSGRDGGEWLYRLPGQIGATVRMNARCFGGEVSAITAAIQTISLEGCLRWQLPDEVFYGYKQTSLMEKPEIVVAVLLRFPQIRPVEEISRLMQGYEEERSAKHHFDFPSCGSTFKNNYALGRSSGTIFDELGFKGQSEGGAMVSKHHANFIYNRGGATAGDVLRLAGRMKDAALEQVGAKLDLEVECIGLFDADLLGSCGVRFVPDRRDSSKGWAGLLWNPQEEELVSLPDPLFPRTLMHGPLVGYSGLDREFPASVFVSVEQLLSLQDAAADPAAPFLRWTTLGKYEALFVVKPPSVIPAGSFTDGLWHYSVSELFIASGDPAGGYLEFEMTPDAHWVALRFEAPRKRERGCEVLSPEPWEKQVRMVQGEGQFGMELSWELIEPFVTGELLLLQCCASSGKGEYALFPWWQHPSLPADFHQPAHFFRIRLV
- a CDS encoding FAD/NAD(P)-binding protein, producing the protein MKIVARHDEAPGVKTLRLEFQNPDDLEQFKKTFRTGMFGLYGIYGEGESTFCVASPETRNDYIECTFRQSGRVTSVLANADIGDLITFRGPYGNRFPIEEFYGKNLLFISGGIALPPTRSVIWSCLDQREKFGHVTIVYGARTVADLVYKHELEEWENRADVDLVLTVDPGGESPDWKHRVGFVPTVLEEAAPSPENCIAVICGPPIMIKFTLISLKKLGFDEANVYTTLENRMKCGVGKCGRCNVGSVYVCKEGPVFTAAEVSRMPAADL
- a CDS encoding 4Fe-4S dicluster domain-containing protein translates to MITQEKYRTAVKELLASGTVKMVIGYKPGSTSDRRRPLFIRTSEEADQLVLDSLCVTNLSGYLVAEGLLSDEKKVGIFLRPEGIRSINILAAESQLNADQVVILGFDSIDRAVSPLQGRHASDFSDLIGDSKEHPRQIPEEPLLERIGKMDTRERFDFWQEEFSRCIKCYACRQACPMCYCRRCIVDNNQPQWINTSSHTLGNFEWNIVRAFHLAGRCVQCGNCDRACPVNIPLRLINQRMAKEVMEEFDHFAGLSQTQEPVLASFKKDDTETFIL
- a CDS encoding 4Fe-4S dicluster domain-containing protein, whose product is MTRILFSDKLDHCVTKWRSAGLEVIGPVRGESLSTYAAVENGAELDFGMVLPDRSLKELFFPQTEPMVRYTIKKNEIDTVDFTPPQGKRIIFGARACDASGLAIDDPLFGWDYKDEYWFQRRNESVIVTIACTTADDFCMCTSLKLAPDSTKGSDILLRPLERNRGWLVEELTDRGREAFAIISDYLQEGSEPALPTVVVPEKFNLDACVTWLQNPENFDSKFWKEISMRCIGCASCTYLCPTCHCFDIQDEGDTYSGIRRKNWDSCSFSLFTMHTSGHNPRSTQSARWRQRIMHKFNYFPGKFNVNSCSGCGRCSRQCPVDMGITETLQEISKLQP